A part of Aspergillus flavus chromosome 5, complete sequence genomic DNA contains:
- a CDS encoding ubiquitin-protein ligase (NEDD8-conjugating enzyme UBC12) has translation MLKIWSMKQQQQQAENAEGAAGKKKKKVTAAQLRVQRDLQELTLGSTMKMSFPNPDDILNFTLTIEPDEGMYKGGAFHFSFNVNQNFPHDPPKVKCTQKIYHPNIDLEGNVCLNILREDWKPVLNLNAVIVGMQFLFLEPNASDPLNKEAADDLRQNREAFKRNVRTSMTGGTVRNVQYERVMK, from the exons ATGTTGAAGATATGGTCGATG aaacaacaacagcagcaggctGAAAATGCCGAAGGCGCCGCcggcaagaagaaaaagaaggtcACCGCCGCCCAGCTGCGCGTCCAGCGGG ACCTTCAAGAACTCACCCTCGGAAGCACGATGAAAATGTCCTTCCCCAACCCCGACGATATCTTGAACTTCACTCTCACTATCGAACCCGACGAGGGCATGTATAAAGGCGGCGCGTTCCACTTTAGTTTCAACGTGAACCAGAATTTCCCGCATGATCCGCCGAAGGTCAAGTGTACGCAGAAGATTTATCATCCGAATATTGATCTCGAGGGGAATGTTTGTTTGAATATTCTTAGGGAGGATTGGAAGCCGGTGTTGAATTTGAATGCGGTTATTGTGGGCATGCAG ttcctcttcctcgagcCGAATGCTTCCGATCCTCTGAATAAGGAAGCGGCCGATGATCTCCGCCAGAACCGGGAGGCGTTTAAACGGAATGTCCGCACGTCGATGACGGGAGGTACCGTCCGGAATGTGCAGTACGAGCGCGTGATGAAATGA
- a CDS encoding cytochrome c oxidase family protein, whose protein sequence is MAAIAPITGMLRRNLVLDLSTAFGFGTTFGYLWWYGYHLPRVRARDNYYVRLEQERAAAQE, encoded by the exons ATGGCCGCCATCGCCCCCATCACCGGC ATGCTCCGCCGGAACCTCGTCCTGGACCTGAGCACCGCTTTCG GTTTTGGTACTACCTTCGGCTACCTCTGGTGGTACG gctACCACCTCCCCCGCGTCCGCGCCCGTGACAACTACTACGTCCGTCTGGAGCAGGAGCGCGCTGCTGCCCAGGAGTAA
- a CDS encoding bromodomain associated domain protein (unnamed protein product) translates to MLAAEPKVKRSSSSLPEQPNAPDAKRIKRPYHHHHRLQTPVNVALPEPAITDDAYVDHLMNRSIGQTLRETGFDLADPAALESFRIATEEYLLKFASYVRQSMLSSRRTQPVPHDFEHALKKHRVRVDDLLPHVKTLPNVDPVPTLLPSPPPEEDDSFKTLPSLGPQLSGEDDRARSAYIPKHFPEFPSKHTYRHTPVFTEREQDPRKIRERATEDGRHGEEALRKLARAAFKDNQLGSSGRDKKPWGRRTETMDSMFEKTIKGIAKKMQKNTTAPGAPAPMEIDSGALDPDMKARNKVSLNIELPPIINCERDLWRRTTTGNRRPEERPPNNKEAPDISRVDSWVST, encoded by the exons ATGCTCGCCGCCGAGCCCAAGGTCAAAcgctcctcctcgtcgctgcCGGAGCAGCCAAATGCCCCTGATGCCAAGCGCATAAAGCGCCCTtatcaccatcaccatcgcTTGCAAACGCCCGTGAATGTTGCGCTTCCGGAACCCGCCATCACCGATGACGCCTACGTCGACCACTTAATGAACCGCTCTATCGGGCAGACCTTACGAGAAACAGGATTTGATCTGGCCGATCCAGCGGCGCTGGAGAGTTTTCGCATTGCGACCGAAGAGT ATCTGCTGAAATTCGCGTCATATGTGCGCCAGTCGATGCTCTCATCTCGTCGCACTCAACCCGTCCCCCATGATTTCGAACATGCGTTGAAGAAACACCGTGTGCGCGTCGACGATCTCCTGCCCCATGTGAAAACTCTACCGAATGTCGACCCCGTCCCCACGCTCTTGCCGAGCCCTCCcccggaagaagatgattccTTTAAAACTTTGCCGTCCCTCGGTCCGCAACTAAGTGGCGAAGACGATCGTGCGAGAAGCGCATACATTCCGAAGCACTTCCCCGAATTCCCTAGTAAACATACATACCGACATACCCCCGTATTCACTGAGCGCGAACAAGACCCGCGGAAGATTCGGGAACGGGCAACAGAGGATGGACGTCATGGCGAGGAGGCCTTGCGCAAGCTTGCACGCGCAGCGTTTAAGGATAATCAGCTTGGTTCGTCAGGTCGGGATAAGAAGCCATGGGGTCGGAGGACGGAGACGATGGATAGTATGTTTGAGAAGACGATTAAAGGTATCgcgaagaagatgcagaagaACACAACGGCTCCGGGGGCTCCCGCTCCTATGGAGATTGACTCTGGCGCGCTTGATCCGGATATGAAGGCTCGGAACAAGGTGTCACTGAACATAGAGTTGCCGCCCATAATCAACTGCGAGAGGGATCTCTGGCGTCGGACGACGACTGGGAATCGAAGGCCCGAGGAACGGCCGCCAAACAACAAAGAAGCTCCGGATATCTCGCGAGTGGATAGCTGGGTGAGCACATGA
- a CDS encoding putative Rad51 family DNA repair protein yields the protein MGGNESDPMPMGCISFHLPSSYITLARWIVGGTLTTNAVTMAASFGEKLLAEVHEETLDQLLHDLNCLYESSNNTPRQRLGIKALDDLLGVFMPIPAVSAWAQAQHQPPEPTTTDQDEQEQVYHEGPPVQSEPEHDLNIYAGEQILPPARIKGTDPVLEISSTSSGAGKTQTLYYLAAIAILPSEFHGVKLGRGSAVVFIDTDGRFDAERLLTVAREIVHKKFKSQNEKTDSTTTEGVPAYTEEDLHTLLVTSLQHVHVFRPQSSAALLSTLQSMDKYLFDLTRHFSSARPLHTIIIDSASAFFWQDKLHDEVARTEDIGRPYEEIESERRKKKSFYLFDMYADLVAELKRLQRLFSCAVVYTTIAWSGRSMPGQISASGPAGPFPLFDPSDVPFSRTSSFRSSLPGPWGVFPTLRLVVQRDVVRPFPPAMTVHEAQREAPVRQEVVLKGRFVGWVNGWGREDWPRRVVEGLDEMDGGMFGFYVGTDGVNFE from the exons ATGGGCGGGAACGAGTCGGATCCGATGCCGATGGGTTGCATATCGTtccatcttccatcttcttatATCACTCTTGCTCGGTGGATTGTGGGTGGTACACTCACCACCAAC GCCGTGACAATGGCCGCGAGCTTTGGGGAGAAATTGCTGGCCGAGGTGCATGAGGAGACTCTGGATCAG CTCCTGCATGACTTGAATTGCCTCTATGAGAGTAGCAATAACACCCCGAGACAGCGCCTCGGGATCAAAGCACTGGATGACCTGCTAGGAGTGTTTATGCCAATTCCTGCTGTTTCTGCCTGGGCACAAGCACAACATCAACCTCCAGAACCGACCACTACTGACCAAGACGAGCAAGAGCAAGTCTATCACGAAGGACCACCCGTCCAATCGGAGCCAGAACATGATCTCAACATTTATGCTGGAGAGCAGATCCTCCCACCGGCCCGTATTAAAGGTACGGACCCAGTTTTGGAGATTTCAAGTACGTCATCTGGCGCTGGCAAAACCCAGACTCTGTACTACTTGGCTGCCATCGCGATCTTGCCGTCTGAGTTTCACGGAGTCAAGCTCGGCCGGGGATCTGCAGTCGTCTTCATTGACACGGACGGCCGCTTTGACGCCGAGCGACTTCTGACCGTGGCTCGAGAAATTGTGCATAAGAAATTCAAGAGCCAGAATGAGAAGACAGACTCGACGACCACAGAAGGTGTGCCTGCGTATACCGAGGAAGACCTCCACACCCTGCTGGTGACCTCCCTGCAACATGTCCACGTCTTCCGCCCTCAGTCCTCTGCAGCTCTTCTATCTACTCTCCAATCCATGGACAAATATCTTTTCGACCTGACACGCCATTTCTCCTCTGCCCGCCCGCTccacaccatcatcatcgacagcGCAAGCGCCTTCTTCTGGCAGGATAAACTACACGACGAAGTCGCTCGCACAGAGGACATCGGACGCCCCTACGAAGAGATCGAGAGTGAACGgcgcaagaagaaaagctttTATCTTTTCGATATGTATGCAGATCTCGTCGCGGAATTGAAACGGCTGCAACGACTGTTTAGCTGTGCAGTTGTTTACACCACCATTGCATGGAGTGGGAGGTCCATGCCTGGTCAAATCTCTGCATCCGGGCCTGCTGGACCCTTTCCCCTGTTTGATCCCTCGGATGTCCCTTTCTCAAGGACTTCATCGTTCCGGTCTTCGCTTCCCGGGCCCTGGGGAGTGTTTCCGACTTTACGGCTTGTTGTCCAGCGGGATGTAGTTAGGCCTTTCCCGCCTGCGATGACTGTTCATGAAGCGCAGCGAGAAGCTCCGGTGCGGCAGGAGGTTGTCTTGAAGGGGAGGTTTGTCGGATGGGTGAACGGTTGGGGCCGGGAGGACTGGCCTAGGAGAGTGGTGGAAGGATTGGATGAAATGGATGGAGGGATGTTTGGGTTCTATGTTGGGACGGACGGAGTGAACTTTGAATGA
- a CDS encoding serine racemase, giving the protein MDPQSLAQFLTPSKVHAAHALIKPYIHRTPLLTNKTLNGIASTPQTPDALKGTPYEGQTPANPTIRFFFKCENLQRIGAFKARGAFHALLRLIEERGEEEVRRRGVVTHSSGNHAQALALASSTLNIPSYIVMPSISTTSKIEGTKAYATKVVFSGSTSSEREAVVAEVQSQTDAILVPPYDDFNIICGQGTTGLEIEEQYLELLAQNPQLSVHGSSGSGLDAVITPIGGGGLNAGVATFFSDKKTRVFGAEPSFEGADDCRRGLEAGERVTSVKSLTIGDGLRTPVGLLNWEVISDKKKVEGVFAVTEEQIKAAMRLVLERMKVVVEPSAVVGLAVCLFNEEFRRIVEKEGGEEGWDIGIVFSGGNTTVEAIGKLFS; this is encoded by the exons ATGGACCCTCAATCCCTCGCCCAATTCCTAACCCCATCCAAAGTGCACGCCGCCCACGCCCTCATAAAACCCTACATCCACCGCACGCCACTATTGACCAACAAAACCCTCAACGGAATAGCCTCCACGCCGCAAACCCCAGATGCGTTGAAGGGAACGCCCTACGAGGGGCAGACACCTGCGAACCCGACCATCCGGTTCTTCTTCAAATGCGAGAATCTGCAGCGCATTGGCGCGTTCAAGGCCCGGGGCGCGTTTCATGCTCTGCTGAGACTCATTGAGGagaggggggaggaggaggttaGGAGGAGGGGGGTTGTTACGCATAGTTCTG GAAACCACGCGCAAGCCCTAGCCCTCGCATCCTCCACGCTCAACATCCCCTCCTACATCGTCATGCCCAGCATCAGCACCACCTCCAAAATCGAAGGCACAAAAGCCTACGCCACGAAAGTCGTCTTCAGCGGATCAACAAGCTCCGAGCGCGAAGCCGTCGTCGCCGAGGTCCAGAGCCAAACCGATGCCATCCTCGTTCCGCCGTACGACGACTTCAACATTATCTGCGGCCAGGGCACGACGGGTCTCGAGATCGAAGAGCAGTACCTGGAACTTCTGGCGCAGAACCCGCAGTTGAGTGTCCATGGTTCGTCTGGGTCGGGGTTGGATGCGGTGATTACGCCTATTGGGGGTGGGGGTTTGAATGCTGGTGTGGCGACTTTCTTTTCGGATAAGAAGACGAGGGTTTTTGGGGCGGAGCCGAGCTTTGAGGGGGCGGATGATTGTCGACGCGGGTTAGAGGCTGGGGAGCGGGTGACCAGTGTCAAATCGTTGACTATTGGGGATGGGTTGAGGACTCCTGTGGGATTGTTGAATTGGGAGGTTATTTCGGATAAgaagaaggtggagggggtgttTGCGGTTACGGAGGAGCAAATTAAGGCGGCGATGAGGTTGGTTttggagaggatgaaggtCGTGGTTGAACCGAGTGCGGTGGTGGGTTTGGCGGTTTGTTTGTTTAATGAGGAGTTTCGGAGGATcgtggagaaggagggtggtgaggagggttGGGATATCGGGATCGTCTTCAGTGGAGGAAATACCACTGTCGAGGCGATTGGGAAGTTGTTTAGTTGA
- a CDS encoding heterokaryon incompatibility protein-domain-containing protein yields the protein MEQSEKLLSNEIRLLILLPGKWSDPIRCKWRVVSLNGKPEYKALLYITRHLRRALRQLRSDSEAVCLWVDAVCINQSDDEEKTEQVKMMGKIYAQSQEVVVYLGHAFAPSFSQSFNHPSDTSDAIAHTITPHDCYSTAALDEKDTGLVWRRQMSYKDGSYLFCFIQLLADGVDMNSFMAGKGQGSLDEVMEALRLFLSAVKWWKRVWVIQEVVIATRIMILYGSMIAPWEMFVQAANRVLGNSQMQISSLAVNDTKVLLEFSRRILSIESIRARWQSPEQITLLQLLRQFSGREATDPRDKVYALLGLAKDKPSVEPNYAASERDVFVGTALDIISRSKSLGVLTGDFTMKNNHALPSWIPDWSSPFEASIQSRAESNSTIYEVSSAYQNCYIAPSRYREVVEKSYGPCGGHMCLRVHEQGRISLPALIVDPIMVVGETMWSDAVLTSTISSWLANMMTRDDFERTMCADLVDLIGCWLAREVPYYRKRHLLRPYRLMADTADLSAQTLSSNSIRSSIIQATYRRRFFITAHGRIGLGPATMEKGDRVCVLPGGRTPFILRRHRDGRILRRSPDGFELYVEFPTACELLGDCYVRGLMDGEGMSRWERVRSSHSRSNIEVLGKPGIPGGPDVHFGDHEKKCADLQEAGTRWHGQAMYWYHEAKQWQDAYSAFWEQLKESESLLRGDHSSRWRIASQDYDIVCQSWARVQLIWEKRLKACREFLYPTGAFDWQTIYREWHDNMQLLDSAILAWQSTQTCSQHSLQACEQETRRWMEIEKNLVDRSMENISRRYNFIERLLLGRLKHDRQCFAEECAEFADRSLDHVVPWKLWVDAQKKFWATDEGLRWFFQDLAEATAHISEKDLYTYNTEWRCQLEEWELATKKLKEEGLQNCAEAVEAAQKALWTIYPSEEDRARLKSLIAEVGREKFAMKHLNYKLGMESLVVVLV from the exons ATGGAACAGTCAGAAAAGCTTCTCTCGAATGAGATCCGACTATTGATCCTCCTGCCCGGCAAATGGTCCGACCCAATCCGTTGTAAATGGCGTGTCGTCTCACTCAATGGAAAGCCGGAATACAAGGCCCTAT TATATATCACGAGACATCTCCGACGTGCCCTACGGCAGCTACGCAGTGACAGCGAGGCTGTTTGCTTATGGGTCGATGCTGTCTGCATAAATCAatccgacgacgaagagaagaCAGAAcaggtgaagatgatgggaaaGATCTACGCTCAAAGTCAAGAGGTGGTTGTTTATCTGGGCCATGCTTTCGCTCCGAGCTTTTCGCAATCTTTTAACCACCCTTCCGACACGAGCGATGCCATAGCACATACAATCACACCCCATGACTGCTATTCTACGGCGGCACTCGATGAGAAAGATACGGGCCTTGTCTGGCGGAGGCAGATGAGTTACAAGGATGGGAGCTAccttttctgtttcatcCAACTTTTAGCCGACGGAGTTGACATGAACAGCTTTATGGCGGGCAAAGGTCAAGGCAGCTTAGACGAGGTTATGGAAGCGTTAAGATTATTTCTCTCCGCAGTCAAATGGTGGAAGAGAGTCTGGGTTATCCAAGAGGTGGTCATTGCCACCAGGATTATGATCTTGTATGGCTCTATGATTGCTCCGTGGGAGATGTTCGTTCAGGCCGCAAACCGCGTGCTTGGAAATTCTCAGATGCAGATTTCCTCACTCGCAGTAAACGACACGAAAGTCCTTCTTGAATTCTCTAGACGAATCCTCAGCATTGAGTCTATCCGAGCTAGATGGCAGAGTCCTGAACAGATAACATTGTTACAGCTCTTGCGCCAATTCAGTGGTAGAGAGGCAACAGACCCCAGAGATAAGGTCTATGCTCTGCTTGGTCTTGCAAAGGACAAACCTTCTGTTGAGCCTAATTACGCGGCCTCAGAGCGGGATGTTTTCGTTGGCACCGCTCTCGATATTATATCCAGATCGAAGAGTCTCGGTGTCTTGACGGGCGATTTCACAATGAAGAATAATCATGCACTGCCCTCGTGGATTCCCGATTGGAGTTCACCCTTTGAGGCATCAATACAGAGCCGAGCAGAGAGT AACTCCACAATATAT GAAGTATCAAGCGCATATCAGAACTGTTATATAGCCCCATCGAGGTACCGTGAAGTAGTTGAAAAGTCCTACGGGCCTTGCGGAGGCCATATGTGCTTGCGAGTGCATGAGCAAGGCCGTATCTCTCTACCAGCCTTGATCGTCGATCCGATTATGGTTGTCGGAGAAACGATGTGGTCGGATGCAGTACTAACTTCGACAATAAGCTCATGGCTTGCG AATATGATGACCCGTGATGACTTCGAGCGCACCATGTGCGCTGACCTTGT AGATCTTATCGGATGCTGGTTGGCGAGAGAAGTACCTTACTATAGAAAGAGACACTTGTTACGCCCCTATCGACTTATGGCAGATACCGCGGATCTTAGTGCCCAAACCCTAAGCTCAAATAGCATTCGCAGTTCGATTATACAAGCAACATACCGTCGCAGGTTCTTCATTACAGCGCACGGTAGGATTGGCCTGGGCCCTGCCACCATGGAGAAGGGTGACCGTGTCTGCGTGCTCCCGGGAGGTAGGACACCATTTATCCTCCGGAGACATCGAGATGGACGTATCCTACGAAGATCACCAGACGGTTTCGAACTCTATGTGGAGTTCCCAACCGCTTGCGAGCTTCTTGGAGACTGCTATGTTCGTGGACTGATGGATGGCGAAGGCATGTCTAGGTGGGAGCGTGTTCGTTCGAGCCATTCCAGGTCTAACATCGAGGTCCTGGGGAAGCCGGGTATACCTGGTGGCCCAGACGTCCATTTCGGGGACCATGAGAAAAAGTGTGCCGACTTGCAAGAGGCCGGTACCCGGTGGCATGGACAGGCCATGTATTGGTATCACGAGGCAAAACAATGGCAAGACGCGTACTCGGCGTTCTGGGAACAACTGAAAGAGTCAGAGAGCTTACTTCGTGGTGATCATTCAAGCAGATGGCGAATTGCCAGTCAAGATTATGACATTGTCTGTCAGAGCTGGGCACGGGTGCAGTTGATATGGGAGAAACGTCTCAAGGCGTGCCGGGAGTTCCTTTACCCTACCGGAGCTTTTGACTGGCAAACTATATACCGAGAATGGCATGACAACATGCAGCTTTTGGACTCTGCCATCCTGGCATGGCAGAGTACTCAAACGTGTTCGCAGCACTCCTTGCAAGCTTGCGAGCAGGAAACCCGACGGTGGATGGAGATAGAGAAGAATCTCGTTGATCGGTCTATGGAGAATATATCGAGACGCTATAACTTTATCGAAAGACTCCTTCTCGGAAGACTAAA ACATGATCGGCAATGTTTTGCCGAAGAGTGCGCGGAGTTTGCGGATCGAAGTTTGGACCATGTTGTGCCCTGGAAGTTGTGGGTCGACGCGCAAAAGAAGTTTTGGGCAACCGATGAAGGCTTAAGGTGGTTCTTTCAGGACCTGGCTGAGGCAACAGCGCACATATCTGAAAAGGATCTCTATACGTATAACACTGAGTGGAGGTGTCAGCTCGAAGAATGGGAATTGGCAAcaaagaagctcaaggaggaAGGTCTTCAAAACTGCGCAGAAGCGGTTGAAGCTGCACAAAAAGCCTTATGGACTATATATCCCTCCGAGGAAGACCGGGCGCGACTAAAGTCTCTGATTGCAGAGGTGGGACGAGAGAAATTCGCGATGAAACACCTAAACTATAAGTTAGGCATGGAGTCTTTGGTTGTCGTCCTGGTCTGA
- a CDS encoding FAD-containing subunit of NADH dehydrogenase, whose amino-acid sequence MQRIVVIGTGFAGMWSALAAMRLIDLHGGKATGIEVTVVSPEPTLVIRPRLYESGAKNMSASLEGLFRVTGIHFAKGTVETIYVPQRLVKIVDQAGVCSTISYDRLVLAAGSRLRRPNIPGLREHSFSIDQLGEAADFEAHLHSLASLPPSPARNTVVVGGGGFTGVEIAAELPERLRSILGQEAEVRVVIVEQATEIGPELGANPRPVITQALAEQGVETKLGAGVMSVDDKGVVTTSGERIESLTVLWTAGLEATPLTQQIPGAKDKCGRLHVDVDLRVPSAKDIFVAGDAALAETDGNGHYAMMSCQHAMPLGRFAGHNAAADLLNVPTKPYSQPTYGTCLDLGPWGAVVTEGWDRTVRFKASVAKPIKENINRVVIYPPSANRAEAFAAADPDSPGPTLT is encoded by the coding sequence ATGCAGAGAATAGTGGTTATCGGGACGGGCTTTGCTGGAATGTGGAGCGCCCTTGCTGCCATGCGCTTGATTGACCTGCACGGAGGGAAAGCTACCGGCATTGAAGTGACGGTCGTGTCGCCAGAGCCAACACTGGTTATACGTCCCCGATTGTACGAATCAGGCGCGAAAAACATGAGTGCTTCGCTTGAAGGTCTTTTCCGTGTCACAGGTATCCACTTTGCCAAAGGCACAGTCGAGACTATCTACGTCCCGCAACGCCTGGTGAAGATTGTGGACCAAGCTGGGGTGTGTTCGACCATTTCGTACGACCGGCTTGTGCTAGCAGCCGGCAGTCGCTTGAGACGTCCAAATATCCCCGGGCTTCGTGAGCACTCATTCAGCATCGACCAGCTTGGGGAGGCGGCAGACTTTGAGGCTCATCTGCACAGTCTAGCCTCCCTTCCTCCTAGCCCGGCTCGCAATACGGTTGTCGTTGGAGGCGGCGGCTTTACGGGTGTTGAAATTGCAGCTGAGCTACCCGAACGTTTACGTTCGATCCTCGGCCAGGAGGCAGAAGTGCGCGTCGTCATTGTCGAACAGGCCACCGAAATTGGCCCTGAACTGGGAGCCAACCCACGACCAGTCATTACTCAAGCCCTAGCAGAGCAGGGGGTGGAAACAAAGCTTGGGGCGGGAGTTATGTCAGTGGACGACAAAGGTGTGGTGACTACCAGCGGCGAGCGCATTGAGTCCCTCACGGTCCTCTGGACAGCTGGACTAGAAGCAACCCCATTGACGCAGCAGATACCAGGGGCAAAAGACAAATGCGGCCGTCTTCATGTCGATGTGGATCTGCGCGTTCCATCCGCGAAGGATATCTTTGTGGCAGGTGATGCAGCCCTGGCCGAAACAGATGGCAACGGCCACTATGCAATGATGTCGTGTCAGCATGCCATGCCCCTCGGCCGCTTTGCCGGGCACAATGCTGCTGCCGATTTGCTGAACGTTCCGACTAAGCCCTACTCTCAACCTACATATGGAACGTGCCTTGACCTGGGCCCATGGGGAGCAGTTGTCACTGAGGGCTGGGATCGTACAGTCAGGTTCAAAGCATCTGTGGCTAAACCGATCAAGGAAAATATCAACCGTGTTGTGATATATCCGCCTAGTGCTAATCGTGCCGAAGCgtttgctgctgctgaccCAGACAGCCCTGGCCCTACTTTGACTTGA
- a CDS encoding putative epimerase: MATHLNFVTLDVFTTTPFKGNPLGVVHLPPGAPLSQAQKQAIAREFNLSESVFIHDVDPSNDPDPHTRRIDIFTTTEELPFAGHPTIGTASYLQAQGINKLITKAGPIPIRSDAEEGLVSAAIPHDTHLNSKVLGHIESTLRADRLHSTPEIRSAELQAPIFSIVKGMTFALIPLPSLDLLSQVLPGAFPCAMRDLVDVEWSETFIGRYYYVISGTSVSDSGVRTVQLRTRMVEDQIEDPATGSAACALTSYLALQKYSETRIQFQVTQGVEMGRQSDIAVEVKVDVGEDGVRRVKEVQLGGKARQIMSGSILVPSV; the protein is encoded by the coding sequence ATGGCTACTCATCTCAACTTCGTCACCCTTGACGTCTTTACCACCACGCCCTTCAAGGGCAACCCCCTGGGTGTCGTCCACCTCCCTCCTGGGGCCCCGCTCTCTCAGGCCCAGAAACAGGCCATTGCTCGAGAATTCAACCTTTCAGAATCAGTTTTCATACATGATGTCGACCCAAGCAACGACCCCGACCCGCACACCCGCCGCATCGACATTTTCACGACGACCGAGGAGCTCCCCTTTGCCGGCCATCCCACCATCGGCACGGCCAGCTACCTCCAGGCGCAAGGGATCAACAAGCTCATCACCAAGGCAGGTCCCATTCCCATCCGCTCCGATGCGGAAGAAGGGCTCGTTAGCGCTGCTATTCCGCACGACACCCATCTCAACTCCAAGGTTCTCGGCCACATCGAGTCAACTCTTCGTGCGGACCGCCTGCATTCCACCCCCGAGATTCGCTCAGCAGAGCTTCAAGCTCCTATTTTCAGCATCGTGAAGGGGATGACTTTTGCTCTTATTCCCCTCCCGAGTCTGGATCTGTTATCTCAGGTTTTACCAGGCGCTTTCCCTTGTGCAATGCGCGACCTTGTTGATGTAGAATGGAGTGAGACGTTCATCGGGCGATACTATTATGTTATTTCCGGGACGAGCGTCTCGGACTCTGGGGTAAGGACGGTTCAGTTGAGAACGAGGATGGTGGAGGATCAGATAGAAGATCCGGCCACAGGGTCGGCAGCGTGTGCATTGACAAGCTATCTTGCCCTCCAGAAGTATAGCGAGACAAGAATTCAGTTTCAAGTGACACAGGGCGTGGAGATGGGGCGGCAGAGTGATATTGCAGTCGAGGTTAAGGTTGATGTTGGAGAGGACGGGGTGAGGAGGGTAAAGGAGGTACAGCTTGGGGGCAAGGCAAGACAAATCATGAGTGGAAGTATTCTTGTGCCTTCTGTTTAA